In the Mastacembelus armatus chromosome 17, fMasArm1.2, whole genome shotgun sequence genome, one interval contains:
- the lrrc8da gene encoding volume-regulated anion channel subunit LRRC8D, with protein sequence MMFTLTEVASLNDIQPTYRILKPWWDVFMDYLGLVMLMLAIFAMTMQITKDQVACLPCLEDTEEASGPKANSFPQQSTQEAATGAPVLNTMPYVTKDLPEEAVRELNAAKQQTAVVAEMYPHQPQPTGIRTNLDFQQYVFINQICYHRALPWYSKYFPYLTLIHTIILMVSSNFWFKYPKTSSKIEHFVSILGRCFESPWTTKALSETACEDSEENKQRLTGATSVPKHVSLEERDESPTVTSTTPMLGVKFSADKPVTEVPSSMTILDKKDGEQAKALFEKVRKFRAHVEDSDFIYKLYVAQTIVKTVKFILILSYTSTFFARIQFTHNCEPDVKQLTGYKKFFCTHNMAFMLNKLLISYMALILIYGMTCLYSLFWVFRRPLKEYSFEKVREESSFSDIPDVKNDFAFLLHMVDQYDQLYSKRFGVFLSEVSENKLREISLNHEWTFEKLRQLVTRNAQDQQELHLFMLSGLPNVVFDLTDLEVLKLELIPEVRFSAKVSQMTSLQELHLCHCPAKVEQTGFAFLRDHLRCLHVKFTDVGEIPPWVYLLRNLRELNLIGNLSSENNKMIGLESMRDLKHLKTLCLKSNLTKIPTNITELSPHLIKLVVHNDGTKLLVLNSLKKMTSLIHLELYSCELERIPHAIFSLTNLQELDLKSNNIRTIEEIISLQHLRRLTCLKLWHNKIITISSSIGQVKSLESLYLSHNKLESLPPALFTLPKLRHLDVGHNSITVLPSDVGLLNNLQHLAINSNKVEMLPKQLFRCNKLKGLCLGHNALTSLPESVGQLVQLTQLELKGNCLDRLPAQLGNCRLLRRNGLIVEDHLFDTLPVEVKDSISRETSTSFTGGL encoded by the exons A TGATGTTCACGCTCACTGAGGTCGCATCCTTGAACGACATCCAGCCAACGTACCGTATCCTAAAACCATGGTGGGACGTCTTCATGGACTACCTGGGGCTGGTCATGCTAATGCTGGCTATATTTGCCATGACGATGCAGATCACCAAGGACCAGGTGGCTTGTCTTCCTTGTctggaggacacagaggaggcCTCAGGACCTAAAGCAAACTCGTTCCCCCAGCAGAGCACACAGGAAGCAGCCACCGGGGCCCCTGTGTTAAACACCATGCCGTATGTCACCAAAGACTTACCAGAGGAAGCTGTCCGTGAGCTCAACGCCGCAAAACAGCAAACTGCTGTGGTGGCAGAGATGTATCCCCATCAACCTCAACCAACGGGGATCAGAACCAATCTGGACTTTCAACAATATGTGTTTATCAACCAAATATGCTACCATCGTGCCTTGCCCTGGTATTCCAAGTACTTTCCATACCTCACTCTCATCCACACAATTATTCTCATGGTCAGTAGCAATTTCTGGTTCAAGTACCCCAAAACCAGTTCAAAGATTGAGCATTTTGTTTCTATTCTGGGACGATGTTTCGAGTCTCCCTGGACAACTAAGGCTTTGTCTGAAACAGCTTGTGAGGACTcggaggaaaacaaacagaggtTGACCGGCGCCACATCAGTACCAAAACATGTATCTTTAGAGGAGCGGGATGAAAGCCCAACTGTCACCTCGACCACACCCATGCTTGGGGTGAAATTTTCTGCAGACAAGCCGGTCACGGAGGTCCCAAGTAGCATGACAATTCTGGACAAAAAAGATGGAGAGCAGGCCAAAGCCTTAtttgagaaagtgagaaaattcAGAGCTCATGTGGAGGACAGTGATTTCATCTACAAGCTTTATGTAGCACAGACCATTGTCAAAACTGTCAAGTTCATTTTGATATTGTCCTACACCTCGACCTTTTTTGCTAGAATTCAGTTTACGCACAATTGTGAGCCTGATGTTAAACAGCTAACAGGATACAAAAAGTTTTTCTGTACTCACAACATGGCCTTCATGCTGAACAAGCTGCTTATTAGCTACATGGCTTTGATTTTGATCTATGGGATGACGTGCTTGTACTCTCTCTTCTGGGTGTTTCGACGACCCCTGAAAGAGTACTCTTTTGAGAAGGTCAGGGAGGAGAGCAGCTTCAGCGACATTCCTGATGTCAAGAACGACTTTGCGTTTCTCCTGCACATGGTTGATCAGTATGACCAGCTCTACTCCAAGCGCTTTGGTGTCTTTTTGTCTGAGGTCAGTGAAAACAAGCTGCGGGAAATCAGCCTCAATCATGAGTGGACCTTTGAAAAATTAAGGCAGCTTGTGACGCGTAATGCACAGGACCAGCAGGAGCTACACCTCTTCATGCTCTCTGGACTTCCGAATGTAGTGTTTGACCTcacagacttggaggtgctTAAGCTGGAGTTGATTCCTGAGGTGAGGTTCTCGGCAAAGGTCTCTCAGATGACTAGCCTGCAGGAGCTGCATCTCTGCCACTGTCCTGCCAAAGTGGAGCAGACGGGGTTTGCTTTCCTCCGTGACCATCTTCGCTGTCTTCATGTCAAGTTTACCGATGTTGGTGAGATCCCACCGTGGGTGTATTTGCTGAGGAATTTGAGGGAGCTTAACCTAATTGGCAACTTGAGCTCAGAGAATAACAAAATGATTGGTCTAGAGTCCATGCGAGATTtgaagcatttaaaaacattatgcCTGAAAAGCAACCTCACCAAAATACCTACAAACATCACAGAGCTTTCCCCACATCTGATTAAGTTAGTGGTGCACAACGATGGTACGAAACTGCTGGTACTGAATAGTCTGAAAAAGATGACGAGTCTCATTCACCTGGAGCTATACAGCTGCGAACTGGAGAGGATTCCCCATGCTATTTTCAGCTTGACCAATTTACAGGAGCTCGACCTTAAATCTAACAATATCCGAACCATAGAGGAGATCATCAGCTTGCAGCACCTCAGGAGGCTGACATGTCTCAAACTGTGGCACAATAAAATCATCACCATCTCATCCTCCATCGGACAGGTTAAGTCTCTGGAGTCTCTCTACCTGTCACACAATAAACTGGAGTCCCTGCCTCCAGCTTTGTTCACTCTGCCAAAGCTGCGACACTTGGATGTGGGCCACAACTCCATCACAGTGCTCCCTTCAGATGTGGGTCTCCTCAACAACCTCCAGCACTTAGCCATCAACTCCAACAAGGTAGAGATGTTGCCCAAGCAACTGTTCAGATGTAACAAGCTGAAGGGGCTGTGTCTAGGGCACAATGCGCTCACCAGCCTGCCAGAGTCTGTGGGTCAACTGGTCCAGCTCACTCAGCTGGAGCTGAAAGGAAACTGTCTGGACAGACTGCCCGCCCAGCTTGGAAACTGCCGCCTGCTGCGCAGAAATGGTCTGATTGTGGAGGACCATCTCTTTGACACGCTGCCTGTGGAAGTTAAGGATAGTATCAGCCGAGAGACCAGCACATCCTTTACAGGTGGCTTATAG
- the LOC113133864 gene encoding DBIRD complex subunit ZNF326 — protein sequence MNRQNNVPFSSSTILKVAAPVYKQQLSGRVPIYFIEAMKHIPVKPGDNPNIRTSDMGAKTISVQKRAVYPSAGKWKSSFKPLDEDDDSQDTSTICSERVELYDPYDPILSDSELESKDRNNSSSDQDNKLGRKLLSPGRGTRNKSRWDSEPGSRLFNTETRPNENRSLSPGHRLSERRAYSQDTESLDQPGYGSIRRPLDHKVCSPDRIIHGSSTQRFPASYGGQRTNGEERITVPEYRREMSTAVRLSPPRFQRDYQHQLGHVETGQDRITSSKEVTRNRSKNIIMDKSPITCDLCDIELANGQELEDHLDSKSHWDTLEHIQQQNNYDDLAIAFLQEVMLYKSRQCSRAIEDSALQALQENDHMTKVELFHCAACSIFVATSASSVQAHITSQEHLSNTKEFEVQQRRACLDKAETIMKELKPQFEHFMKGGSPFE from the exons ATGAACCGACAGAACAATGTGCCGTTCAGCTCTTCTACCATCCTTAAAGTAGCTGCTCCGGtttacaaacagcagctgtccGGGAG AGTACCCATATACTTCATAGAAGCTATGAAACACATCCCCGTGAAGCCAGGAGACAACCCAAACATCAGGACATCTGACATGGGTGCTAAGACAATATCGGTCCAGAAACGAGCAG TGTATCCTTCTGCTGGTAAATGGAAATCTTCATTCAAACCATTAGACGAAGATGACGACTCTCAGGACACAAGCACAATCTGTTCAGAAAG GGTTGAGCTTTATGACCCTTATGACCCCATCTTGTCAGACTCTGAGCTTGAGAGCAAAGATCGCAACAACTCCTCATCTGACCAGGATAACAAGCTGGGACGTAAACTTTTATCTCCAGGTAGAGGCACCCGTAACAAGAGCCGCTGGGACTCTGAGCCAGGGAGCCGACTCTTTAACACTGAAACCAGACCCAACGAGAATCGAAGCCTCAGTCCAGGTCATAGACTGTCTGAACGAAGGGCTTACAGCCAAGACACTGAATCACTTGACCAACCGGGGTATGGCTCAATACGTAGACCTCTGGACCACAAGGTATGCAGCCCTGACAGGATTATTCATGGCTCTTCCACGCAGCGGTTTCCTGCATCTTATGGAGGACAGAGGACGAATGGGGAGGAGAGGATAACGGTGCCAGAATACAGGAGAGAG ATGTCCACTGCAGTTAGATTATCCCCACCTAGGTTTCAGAGGGATTATCAGCATCAGTTGGGGCATGTGGAAACAG GACAGGACCGCATCACATCGTCCAAAGAGGTGACAAGGAACAGAagcaaaaatataataatggaCAA GAGCCCAATTACCTGTGACCTTTGCGATATTGAGTTGGCCAATGGGCAGGAGCTGGAGGATCACCTGGACAGTAAAAGTCACTGGGACACATTGGAGCATATTCAGCAGCAGAATAATTATGATGATCTGGCTATAGCCTTCCTACAG gAGGTCATGCTGTATAAAAGCCGTCAGTGTAGTCGAGCCATAGAAGACAGTGCCCTTCAAG CTCTGCAGGAAAATGACCACATGACAAAAGTGGAACTGTTCCACTGTGCAGCTTGCAGCATCTTTGTAGCCACATCTGCATCCTCGGTGCAAGCTCACATTACTTCTCAGGAACACCTGTCCAACACAAAG GAGTTTGAAGTGCAGCAGAGACGTGCTTGCCTCGACAAAGCAGAAACCATAATGAAGGAGCTGAAACCTCAGTTTGAACACTTCATGAAG GGTGGCAGCCCATTTGAATGA